In a single window of the Novosphingobium sp. IK01 genome:
- the fmt gene encoding methionyl-tRNA formyltransferase: MRLIFMGTPEFAVPTLDALVAAGHEVVAVYSQPPRPAGRGKKLQPSPVHLAAQGHGIPVFTPVSLKSAEEQAVFAAHGADAAVVAAYGLILPQPILAAPRLGCLNVHGSLLPRWRGAAPVQRAILAGDVHTGVTIMQMERGLDTGPMLATVATPVEGKTAGELTGELAALGADLMVRVLADLALFEPEVQPEAGVTYAAKIDKAESRLDFTAPALQVERQVRAFAPAPGAFFELEGERYRVLAAQVVEGEGAPGTVLDGQLTIGCGEGAIRPLIVQRAGRPAMETAALLRGRAIVAGTVLA; the protein is encoded by the coding sequence ATGCGCCTGATCTTCATGGGCACCCCCGAATTTGCCGTGCCCACGCTCGATGCGCTGGTGGCCGCAGGCCACGAGGTCGTGGCCGTCTACAGCCAGCCCCCGCGCCCGGCAGGCCGGGGCAAGAAACTCCAGCCCTCCCCCGTCCATCTCGCCGCGCAGGGCCACGGCATCCCCGTCTTCACCCCCGTCAGCCTCAAAAGCGCGGAAGAACAGGCCGTGTTTGCCGCCCACGGGGCCGATGCGGCGGTGGTGGCCGCCTATGGCCTGATCCTGCCCCAGCCGATTCTGGCCGCGCCGCGTCTGGGCTGCCTCAATGTCCATGGCTCGCTGCTGCCACGCTGGCGCGGGGCCGCGCCCGTCCAGCGCGCGATTCTGGCTGGCGACGTGCACACCGGGGTCACGATCATGCAGATGGAGCGCGGGCTCGACACCGGGCCGATGCTGGCGACCGTCGCCACCCCGGTCGAGGGCAAGACGGCGGGCGAACTGACCGGCGAACTGGCCGCACTGGGCGCCGACCTCATGGTGCGCGTGCTGGCCGACCTTGCGCTGTTCGAGCCCGAAGTGCAGCCCGAAGCGGGCGTTACCTATGCCGCCAAGATCGACAAGGCCGAGAGCCGCCTCGATTTCACCGCGCCCGCGCTTCAGGTCGAACGGCAGGTGCGCGCCTTCGCGCCCGCGCCGGGGGCCTTTTTCGAGCTGGAGGGCGAGCGCTATCGCGTGCTGGCCGCGCAGGTGGTCGAGGGCGAAGGCGCGCCGGGAACCGTGCTCGACGGGCAGTTGACGATTGGCTGTGGAGAGGGCGCGATCCGTCCGCTGATCGTCCAGCGCGCCGGGCGTCCGGCGATGGAGACGGCGGCGCTGTTGCGCGGGCGGGCGATTGTGGCCGGGACGGTGCTGGCGTGA
- the cobS gene encoding cobaltochelatase subunit CobS, with protein MSDTSNLVAQPGATTVLPAPDITVSVRETFGIDIDMTVPAFSVADERVPDADDNYVFDPDTTLAILAGFAFNRRVMVQGYHGTGKSTHIEQVAARLKWPCVRINLDAHISRIDLIGRDAIVLRDGMQVTEFREGLLPWALQTPTALVFDEYDAGRPDVMFVIQRVLETEGKLTLLDQNRVIRPNPWFRLFATANTVGLGDTSGLYHGTQAINQGQMDRWNLVVALNYLPAETEVEVVTKKVPGLDPQVIASMVRVADLTRKGFVGGDISTVMSPRTVISWAQNSQIFNDVGFAFRLSFLNKCDEAERVLVAEYYQRVFGKDLPESVAHKA; from the coding sequence ATGAGCGACACTTCGAACCTCGTGGCCCAGCCCGGCGCCACCACCGTCCTGCCGGCGCCCGACATCACCGTGTCGGTGCGCGAGACTTTCGGTATCGACATCGACATGACCGTGCCGGCCTTCTCGGTGGCCGACGAGCGCGTGCCCGATGCCGACGACAACTATGTCTTCGATCCCGATACCACGCTCGCGATTTTGGCCGGTTTTGCCTTCAACCGCCGCGTGATGGTCCAGGGCTATCACGGCACCGGCAAGTCGACCCACATCGAGCAGGTCGCCGCGCGCCTCAAGTGGCCCTGCGTGCGCATCAACCTCGACGCGCATATCAGCCGCATCGACCTGATCGGGCGCGACGCGATTGTCCTGCGCGATGGCATGCAGGTGACCGAATTCCGTGAAGGCCTGCTGCCCTGGGCGCTCCAGACGCCGACCGCGCTGGTCTTCGACGAATATGACGCGGGCCGCCCGGACGTGATGTTCGTGATCCAGCGCGTGCTGGAAACCGAAGGCAAGCTGACCCTGCTCGACCAGAACCGGGTGATCCGTCCCAACCCGTGGTTCCGCCTGTTCGCCACGGCCAACACCGTGGGCCTTGGCGATACCTCGGGGCTCTATCACGGCACGCAGGCGATCAACCAGGGCCAGATGGACCGCTGGAACCTCGTCGTCGCGCTCAACTACCTGCCCGCCGAGACCGAAGTCGAAGTCGTCACCAAGAAGGTGCCTGGCCTCGATCCGCAAGTCATCGCCAGCATGGTGCGCGTGGCTGACCTGACCCGCAAGGGCTTCGTGGGTGGCGACATCTCGACCGTGATGAGCCCGCGCACGGTGATCTCGTGGGCGCAGAACAGCCAGATCTTCAACGACGTGGGCTTTGCCTTCCGTCTCTCGTTCCTCAACAAGTGCGACGAGGCCGAGCGGGTTCTGGTGGCCGAATACTACCAGCGCGTGTTCGGCAAGGATCTGCCCGAGAGCGTCGCCCACAAGGCCTGA
- the truA gene encoding tRNA pseudouridine(38-40) synthase TruA — translation MPRYALTLEFDGTPFMGLQRQAHGPSVQQAVEEAAQSIVGHPVTLFAAGRTDTGVHALGMRAHIDIDRPFDPFRLGEALNARLKPDPIAVLDCVAVADDWHARFSCLGRAYEYRIANRRAPLTLQAGRAWRVPRPLDAQAMHEAAQELVGRHDFTTFRSVHCQAASPLKTLDRLDVRREGDMVIIETAARSFLHHQVRSMVGCLGLVGLGHWTRADLVAARDARDRRKLGHNAPPEGLYFVKAVYPDEP, via the coding sequence ATGCCGCGTTATGCGCTGACCCTCGAATTCGATGGCACGCCGTTCATGGGGCTTCAGCGGCAGGCCCATGGGCCTTCGGTCCAGCAAGCGGTCGAGGAGGCCGCACAATCGATTGTGGGGCATCCCGTCACGCTCTTTGCTGCGGGGCGTACCGATACCGGCGTCCATGCGCTGGGGATGCGCGCGCATATCGACATCGACCGTCCGTTCGATCCGTTCCGGCTGGGCGAGGCGCTCAATGCCCGGCTCAAGCCCGATCCGATTGCCGTGCTCGATTGCGTGGCAGTGGCCGACGACTGGCACGCGCGCTTTTCGTGCCTGGGCCGCGCCTATGAATACCGGATTGCCAACCGCCGCGCGCCGCTCACGCTCCAGGCCGGGCGGGCCTGGCGGGTGCCCCGCCCGCTCGACGCACAGGCCATGCACGAGGCCGCACAGGAACTGGTAGGACGGCACGATTTCACCACGTTCCGCTCGGTCCACTGTCAGGCCGCCAGCCCGCTCAAGACGCTCGACCGGCTCGACGTGCGGCGCGAAGGCGACATGGTGATCATCGAGACCGCCGCGCGCAGCTTCCTGCACCATCAGGTGCGCTCGATGGTCGGCTGTCTGGGGCTGGTCGGGCTCGGTCACTGGACCCGCGCCGATCTGGTGGCGGCCCGCGATGCGCGCGACCGGCGCAAGCTGGGGCACAATGCCCCGCCCGAGGGACTCTATTTCGTCAAGGCCGTCTATCCCGACGAGCCCTGA